The Mycolicibacterium boenickei genome has a segment encoding these proteins:
- a CDS encoding DUF3159 domain-containing protein, with amino-acid sequence MGGISGLIYSSLPVVVFVPVSTAFGLMPAIAAALGVATLILIWRLIRRESVQPAVSGFFAVGVSALIAYLVGESKGYFLLGIWSSLVYAVLFGVSVVIRRPVVGYIWGWVNTHDRAWRDVRKAVLAFDVATLTWVAVFASRFLVQQYLYDSDETGWLGFARIAMGWPLTAVAALVTYLAIRAAQRAVHAEDGAHSAD; translated from the coding sequence ATGGGCGGCATCAGCGGGCTGATCTATTCGTCGCTGCCAGTGGTGGTGTTCGTCCCGGTTTCCACCGCGTTCGGGCTGATGCCCGCGATCGCCGCCGCACTCGGTGTGGCGACACTCATCTTGATCTGGCGGTTGATCCGCCGCGAATCCGTTCAGCCCGCGGTGTCGGGATTCTTCGCCGTCGGTGTCAGCGCCTTGATCGCATACCTGGTGGGGGAGTCGAAAGGCTATTTCCTGCTTGGCATCTGGAGCTCGCTGGTGTACGCCGTCCTGTTCGGGGTCTCGGTCGTGATCCGTCGCCCGGTCGTCGGTTACATCTGGGGCTGGGTGAACACGCACGATCGCGCCTGGCGCGACGTCCGTAAGGCGGTGCTGGCGTTCGACGTCGCCACGCTCACCTGGGTGGCGGTTTTCGCGTCGCGGTTCCTGGTGCAGCAGTACCTGTACGACTCCGACGAGACAGGCTGGCTGGGCTTCGCGCGGATCGCGATGGGCTGGCCGCTGACCGCGGTCGCGGCGTTGGTGACCTATCTGGCCATCCGGGCCGCACAGCGTGCCGTACACGCCGAGGACGGCGCACACAGCGCCGACTGA
- a CDS encoding OB-fold nucleic acid binding domain-containing protein has product MATAEGYLRRLTRRLTEDPEQLDVEELSDEAVNTGALKAIDAQRGQEVTMVGTLRSVECNGKGCSGGIKAELFDGTDTVLLVWLGQRRIPGIESGCTLRVHGRVGKLENGAKAIYNPRYEIQK; this is encoded by the coding sequence ATGGCTACGGCCGAAGGGTATCTGCGCCGGCTTACGCGACGCCTGACGGAAGACCCCGAACAGCTTGATGTCGAAGAGCTCAGCGACGAGGCCGTCAATACCGGCGCGCTCAAGGCGATCGACGCCCAGCGCGGCCAGGAAGTGACGATGGTCGGCACTCTGCGCAGCGTCGAATGTAACGGCAAGGGGTGTTCCGGCGGCATCAAAGCCGAGCTGTTCGACGGCACCGACACCGTCTTGTTGGTGTGGCTCGGGCAGCGCCGCATTCCCGGTATCGAGTCGGGCTGCACCCTGCGGGTGCACGGCCGGGTCGGCAAGCTGGAGAACGGCGCCAAGGCGATTTACAACCCCCGCTACGAAATCCAGAAGTGA
- the cei gene encoding envelope integrity protein Cei encodes MVAQITDGTAFDRHGRPFRRRSFVPGIVLFVALAVVTMIVWIIALNQPSDVHEATVCNNPPPATDPAAPKLGEQVANSAMTEVTPAPLAETRIRVLNASGQGGQAGEVAGALRDLGFAQPEAANDPIYSTTRLECQGQIRFGPSGRTAAAAVWLVAPCTELFQDERPDATVDLALGTEFNELASNDDIKAVLASLRPDATAPSDSALLSKIHTGTC; translated from the coding sequence GTGGTCGCGCAAATCACCGATGGCACCGCCTTCGACCGACACGGTCGACCGTTCCGTCGGCGCAGTTTCGTTCCGGGCATAGTCCTCTTCGTCGCACTCGCCGTGGTGACGATGATCGTCTGGATCATCGCGCTCAATCAGCCCAGCGATGTGCACGAGGCCACGGTGTGCAACAACCCGCCGCCCGCCACCGATCCGGCAGCCCCCAAGCTCGGCGAACAGGTGGCCAACTCGGCCATGACCGAAGTCACACCGGCACCGCTGGCCGAGACCAGGATCCGGGTACTCAACGCCAGCGGACAGGGCGGCCAGGCCGGCGAGGTGGCAGGCGCGCTGCGCGATCTGGGCTTTGCCCAGCCCGAGGCGGCGAACGACCCGATCTACTCCACCACCCGACTGGAGTGCCAGGGCCAGATCCGGTTCGGCCCGTCCGGCCGCACCGCCGCCGCGGCCGTGTGGCTGGTGGCCCCGTGCACGGAGCTGTTCCAGGACGAAAGGCCGGACGCCACAGTCGATCTGGCGCTGGGCACCGAGTTCAACGAGCTCGCCAGCAACGATGACATCAAGGCCGTACTCGCGAGCCTGCGGCCCGACGCCACCGCCCCGTCCGATTCCGCGCTGCTGTCAAAGATCCATACCGGCACCTGCTAG
- a CDS encoding DUF3093 domain-containing protein — protein sequence MSDTRATTQSVQYRERLWVPWWWSLPAAVLAGVIAFEIGLAAPAIPVWLPYVLLFGVAGAVLMWFSKTELKVVRDSAGDTELWVGDAHLPTSVISRTAEVPRSAKSAALGRQLDPAAFVVHRAWVGPMVLVVLDDPDDPTPYWLISSRHPDRVLAAIRG from the coding sequence GTGTCAGACACGCGCGCAACCACCCAAAGCGTTCAGTACCGCGAACGTTTGTGGGTGCCTTGGTGGTGGTCACTGCCGGCTGCGGTGCTGGCAGGAGTGATCGCGTTCGAGATCGGCCTGGCCGCTCCGGCCATTCCGGTGTGGTTGCCGTACGTGCTGCTCTTCGGCGTGGCGGGGGCCGTGCTGATGTGGTTCAGCAAGACGGAATTGAAAGTGGTGCGCGACAGCGCCGGCGACACCGAGCTGTGGGTCGGCGACGCACACCTGCCGACGAGCGTCATCTCCCGGACCGCAGAGGTGCCGCGGTCAGCCAAGTCGGCCGCGCTGGGCCGTCAGCTCGATCCCGCCGCCTTCGTCGTCCATCGGGCCTGGGTAGGCCCGATGGTCCTGGTAGTGCTCGACGATCCGGATGACCCCACCCCGTACTGGCTCATCAGTTCGCGTCATCCGGATCGCGTCCTTGCTGCGATCCGCGGCTGA
- the ppgK gene encoding polyphosphate--glucose phosphotransferase has protein sequence MTAPDAPAADPVPAVEAQRRGFGVDVGGSGIKGGIVDLDTGQLIGERFKLDTPQPSTPESVAKTVAAVVAEFGWTGNVGVTYPGVVTDGIVRTAANVDKGWIGVNASEVISAALGGQPVRVLNDADAAGLAEERYGAGKDNSGVVVLLTFGTGIGSAVIHNGVLLPNTEFGHLEVDGKEAEHRAASSVKERKDWSYARWSEEVNKVLVTIENAIWPDLFIAGGGISRKSDKWLPLLEIRTPIVPAALLNTAGIVGAAMASQGPGPAGTQATAG, from the coding sequence ATGACCGCACCCGATGCGCCCGCGGCAGATCCGGTTCCCGCCGTCGAAGCCCAACGCCGCGGATTCGGCGTCGACGTCGGCGGCAGCGGGATCAAGGGCGGCATCGTCGACCTCGACACCGGGCAGCTCATCGGCGAGCGGTTCAAGCTCGACACGCCGCAGCCGTCAACTCCGGAATCGGTGGCGAAAACGGTGGCTGCGGTGGTGGCCGAGTTCGGCTGGACGGGCAACGTGGGCGTCACCTACCCGGGCGTCGTCACCGACGGCATCGTGCGCACCGCGGCCAACGTCGACAAGGGCTGGATCGGCGTGAACGCCTCGGAGGTGATCAGCGCCGCGCTCGGCGGACAGCCGGTGCGGGTGCTCAACGACGCCGACGCGGCAGGCCTGGCCGAGGAACGCTACGGGGCGGGCAAGGACAACTCCGGCGTGGTGGTGCTGCTGACCTTCGGCACCGGTATCGGCTCCGCAGTGATCCACAACGGTGTCTTGTTGCCCAACACCGAATTTGGCCACCTCGAAGTGGACGGCAAGGAGGCCGAACACCGCGCCGCCTCCTCGGTGAAAGAACGCAAGGACTGGAGCTACGCCCGGTGGAGCGAGGAGGTGAACAAGGTTCTGGTGACGATCGAGAACGCGATCTGGCCCGACCTGTTCATCGCCGGCGGCGGCATCAGCCGCAAGTCCGACAAGTGGCTGCCACTGCTGGAGATCCGCACCCCGATCGTCCCGGCGGCTTTGCTCAACACCGCGGGCATCGTGGGCGCAGCCATGGCCAGTCAGGGCCCGGGCCCCGCCGGCACGCAGGCTACCGCCGGGTAA
- a CDS encoding potassium channel family protein: MKVAIAGAGAVGRSIARELLDSNHDVTLLERNPDHIDVDAIPAAHWRLGDACEITMLESVKLEEFDVVIAATGDDKVNVVVSLLAKTEFAVPRVVARVNDPRNEWLFDENWGVDVAVSTPRMLASLVEEAVAVGDLVRLMEFRKGQANLVEITLPDDTPWGGRPVKRLELPRDTALVTILRGSRVIVPESDEPLEGGDELLFVAVTESEDELRELLLHPAPR, encoded by the coding sequence ATGAAGGTTGCCATCGCCGGGGCCGGCGCCGTCGGCCGCTCCATCGCCCGCGAGTTGCTCGACAGCAATCACGACGTGACCCTGCTGGAGCGCAATCCCGACCATATTGACGTCGACGCCATCCCGGCCGCGCACTGGCGGCTGGGTGACGCCTGTGAGATCACCATGCTGGAGTCGGTCAAGCTCGAAGAATTCGACGTGGTGATCGCGGCGACCGGTGACGACAAGGTCAATGTCGTGGTCAGCCTGCTGGCCAAGACAGAGTTCGCGGTGCCCAGGGTGGTGGCCCGCGTCAACGACCCCCGCAACGAGTGGCTGTTCGACGAGAACTGGGGTGTGGACGTGGCGGTGTCGACACCGCGCATGCTCGCCTCACTGGTCGAAGAGGCGGTGGCCGTCGGCGACCTGGTGCGCTTGATGGAGTTCCGCAAGGGACAGGCCAACCTGGTCGAGATCACGCTGCCCGACGACACCCCGTGGGGCGGGCGTCCCGTCAAGCGTCTCGAGCTGCCCCGGGACACCGCGCTGGTGACGATCCTGCGCGGGTCCAGGGTGATCGTGCCCGAATCCGATGAGCCGCTCGAGGGTGGCGACGAGCTGTTGTTCGTGGCCGTCACCGAGTCCGAGGACGAACTGCGGGAGCTGCTGCTGCACCCGGCCCCGCGCTAG
- a CDS encoding APC family permease, translating into MALVSKLSTATRRLVLGRPFRSDKLSHTLLPKRIALPVFASDALSSVAYAPEEIFLVLSVAGLTAYSLTPWIGLAVAGVMLIVIASYRQNVHAYPSGGGDYEVVTTNLGPTAGLTVASALMVDYVLTVAVSMSSAMSNIGSAVPFVAQHKVLFAVVAILLLASMNLRGLRESGTAFAIPTYAFMVGMYVMLGWGLFQIYVLGHPLRAESAGFEMHPEHGEVLGFALVFLVARAFSSGSAALTGVEAISNGVPAFRKPKSRNAATTLLLLGVISVTLFMGIILLSKATGVQIAERPQEQLIGAPPDYHQKTLIAQLADAVFHNFPVGLYLIAGVTALILVLAANTAFNGFPVLGSILAQDRFLPRQLHTRGDRLAFSNGILFLAFAAIAFVVAFRAEVTALIQLYIVGVFVSFTLSQIGMVRHWTRLLRTETDPAVRRHMMRSRIINAVGLTATGTVLVVVVVTKFVAGAWIAILAMGALFVIMKLIHKHYDTVARELEKEDEDAGDLVLPSRNHAVVLVSKLHLPTKRALAYARATRPDVLEAITVSVDDAETRALVHQWEDSDISVPLKVIASPYREITRPVLDYVKRVTKESPRTVVTVFIPEYVVGHWWEQVLHNQSALRLKGRLLFMPNVMVTSVPWQLNSSERLKALQPRATPGDARRGFLE; encoded by the coding sequence TTGGCACTCGTGTCCAAGCTTTCGACGGCGACGCGCCGGTTGGTACTGGGGCGGCCGTTCCGCAGCGACAAGCTCTCTCACACCCTGCTGCCCAAACGGATAGCCCTGCCGGTGTTCGCCTCCGACGCCTTGTCGTCGGTGGCCTACGCACCGGAGGAAATCTTTCTGGTGCTATCGGTAGCCGGGCTGACTGCCTACTCGCTGACGCCGTGGATCGGCCTGGCAGTGGCCGGCGTGATGCTCATCGTGATCGCGAGCTACCGGCAGAATGTGCATGCCTATCCGTCCGGCGGCGGCGATTACGAGGTCGTCACCACGAACCTCGGGCCCACCGCGGGGCTCACGGTCGCCAGCGCGCTGATGGTGGATTATGTGCTGACAGTTGCGGTGTCGATGTCGTCTGCCATGTCGAACATCGGCTCGGCGGTGCCGTTCGTCGCACAGCACAAGGTGCTTTTCGCGGTGGTGGCGATCCTGCTGCTGGCTTCGATGAACCTGCGCGGGTTGCGGGAATCGGGCACCGCATTCGCGATTCCCACCTACGCCTTCATGGTCGGCATGTACGTCATGCTGGGCTGGGGTCTGTTCCAGATCTACGTTCTGGGTCACCCGCTGCGCGCCGAATCCGCCGGTTTCGAGATGCACCCCGAACACGGCGAGGTGCTCGGCTTCGCTCTGGTGTTCCTGGTGGCGCGGGCGTTCTCCTCGGGTTCGGCAGCGCTGACCGGTGTCGAGGCGATCAGCAACGGCGTACCGGCGTTCCGGAAACCAAAGTCGCGCAACGCGGCGACCACCTTGCTGCTGCTCGGGGTGATCTCGGTCACGCTGTTCATGGGGATCATCCTGCTGTCCAAGGCGACGGGGGTGCAGATCGCCGAACGGCCGCAGGAGCAGTTGATCGGTGCGCCGCCCGACTACCACCAGAAGACATTGATCGCGCAGCTCGCCGACGCGGTGTTCCACAACTTCCCGGTCGGTCTGTATCTGATCGCCGGCGTGACCGCGCTGATCCTGGTGCTGGCGGCCAACACCGCCTTCAACGGATTTCCGGTGCTCGGGTCGATCCTGGCCCAGGACCGGTTCCTGCCGCGGCAGCTGCACACCCGCGGGGACCGGTTGGCGTTCTCCAACGGCATCCTGTTTCTCGCGTTCGCCGCGATCGCCTTCGTGGTGGCGTTCCGCGCCGAGGTGACGGCGCTGATCCAGCTTTACATCGTGGGCGTGTTCGTGTCGTTCACGCTGAGTCAGATCGGCATGGTCCGGCACTGGACGCGGTTGTTGCGCACCGAAACCGACCCGGCGGTGCGGCGGCACATGATGCGGTCACGGATCATCAACGCGGTCGGTCTGACCGCCACCGGCACGGTCCTGGTGGTCGTGGTGGTGACCAAGTTCGTGGCCGGCGCCTGGATCGCCATCCTGGCGATGGGTGCGCTGTTCGTGATCATGAAGCTCATCCACAAGCACTACGACACCGTGGCCCGCGAACTCGAGAAGGAGGACGAGGACGCGGGCGACCTGGTGTTGCCGAGCCGCAACCACGCTGTGGTCCTGGTGTCCAAGCTGCACCTGCCGACCAAACGGGCGCTGGCTTATGCCCGGGCCACCCGGCCGGACGTGCTGGAGGCGATCACGGTCAGCGTCGACGACGCCGAGACCCGTGCGCTGGTACATCAGTGGGAGGACAGCGACATCAGCGTGCCACTGAAGGTGATCGCCTCGCCGTACCGCGAAATCACGCGCCCGGTACTGGATTACGTCAAACGTGTGACCAAGGAATCGCCGCGGACGGTGGTGACGGTGTTCATCCCGGAGTACGTGGTGGGCCATTGGTGGGAACAGGTCCTGCACAACCAGAGTGCGCTGCGGCTCAAGGGCCGGTTGCTGTTCATGCCCAATGTGATGGTGACATCAGTTCCGTGGCAATTGAATTCGTCGGAGCGGTTGAAGGCGCTGCAGCCGCGGGCCACCCCGGGTGACGCGCGCAGGGGATTCCTGGAATGA
- a CDS encoding potassium channel family protein, with translation MRVVVMGCGRVGASLADSLARIGHEVAVIDRDSTAFHRLSPEFAGERVLGMGFDRDVLLRAGIEEAGAFAAVSSGDNSNIISARVARETFGVERVVARIYDAKRAAVYERLGIPTVATVPWTTDRLLNVLTRETETTKWRDPSGNVGVAELPLHQDWAGHLVTDLEAATGGRVAFMIRFGNGYLPEPKTVIQAGDQVYVAAVSGHIAEALAIAALPPSEDLESH, from the coding sequence GTGCGTGTAGTCGTCATGGGGTGCGGCCGAGTGGGCGCCTCCCTCGCAGACAGCCTGGCCCGGATCGGCCACGAAGTGGCGGTCATCGACCGCGACAGCACCGCGTTCCACCGGCTGTCGCCGGAATTCGCCGGCGAACGCGTCCTCGGGATGGGCTTCGACCGCGACGTGCTGCTGCGCGCCGGAATCGAGGAGGCCGGCGCATTCGCCGCGGTGTCCTCGGGCGACAACTCCAACATCATCTCGGCACGGGTGGCCCGTGAAACGTTCGGTGTCGAACGCGTGGTGGCACGCATCTACGACGCCAAGCGCGCCGCGGTCTACGAGCGCCTCGGTATCCCCACCGTGGCCACGGTGCCGTGGACCACCGACCGCCTGCTCAACGTGCTGACCCGGGAGACCGAGACCACCAAGTGGCGGGACCCGTCGGGAAATGTGGGCGTGGCCGAACTTCCGCTGCACCAGGATTGGGCCGGGCACCTGGTCACCGACCTGGAAGCGGCAACCGGCGGCCGGGTGGCCTTCATGATCCGGTTCGGCAACGGTTACCTGCCCGAACCGAAGACCGTGATCCAGGCCGGCGATCAGGTGTACGTGGCCGCGGTGTCCGGGCACATCGCCGAGGCGCTGGCCATCGCGGCGCTGCCGCCGAGCGAGGACTTGGAGTCGCACTGA
- a CDS encoding DUF4193 domain-containing protein has translation MATDYDAPRRSEADEVSEDSLEELKARRNEAQSAVVDVDESESAESFELPGADLSGEELSVRVVPKQADEFTCSSCFLVHHRSRLASEKNGVMICTDCAA, from the coding sequence ATGGCAACCGACTACGACGCTCCACGACGTTCCGAGGCAGACGAGGTTTCTGAGGATTCGCTCGAGGAGCTCAAGGCGCGACGCAACGAGGCGCAGTCCGCCGTGGTGGATGTCGATGAATCAGAATCGGCCGAGTCGTTCGAGCTGCCGGGCGCAGACCTGTCCGGCGAGGAACTGTCGGTGCGGGTGGTCCCGAAGCAGGCCGACGAGTTCACCTGCTCCAGCTGCTTCCTGGTGCATCACCGGAGCCGGCTGGCAAGCGAGAAGAACGGCGTGATGATCTGCACGGACTGCGCCGCCTGA
- a CDS encoding inositol monophosphatase family protein, translated as MTDNSFDAPALRIVAEQLATEAAEFVMRRRAEVFSSDGAAVRDDGRTVRAKSTPTDPVTIVDTETERWLRERLAVLRPGEAILGEEEGGRRDGRRGLSWVLDPIDGTVNFVYGIPAYAVSVAAQYDGRSVAGAVANVPAGEVYSAALGHGAEVVRDGVRSALRCSGVDDLSMALLGTGFAYDPGRRVRQAAVLAQVLPAVRDIRRIGSCALDLCMVAAGRLDAYYEEGVQVWDWAAAALIAAEAGATVWLPTAADAEYVAASAPGVADALHAALAGAGMDL; from the coding sequence GTGACCGACAACAGTTTCGATGCTCCCGCCCTACGGATCGTGGCCGAGCAGCTGGCCACCGAAGCCGCCGAGTTCGTCATGCGCCGGCGCGCCGAGGTGTTCAGCTCCGACGGCGCGGCGGTGCGTGACGACGGGCGGACTGTCAGAGCCAAGAGCACCCCGACCGACCCCGTCACGATCGTCGACACCGAGACCGAGCGATGGTTGCGGGAGCGGCTGGCGGTATTGCGGCCGGGTGAGGCGATCCTGGGGGAGGAGGAGGGCGGCCGGCGGGACGGCCGACGGGGACTGAGTTGGGTGCTCGACCCGATCGACGGCACGGTCAACTTCGTCTACGGGATCCCGGCCTACGCCGTGTCGGTGGCCGCGCAGTACGACGGGCGATCGGTGGCAGGCGCCGTGGCGAATGTGCCTGCCGGTGAGGTGTACTCGGCGGCCCTGGGTCATGGTGCCGAGGTGGTGCGGGACGGGGTCCGCAGCGCGCTGCGCTGCAGCGGTGTCGACGATCTGTCGATGGCACTGCTGGGTACCGGCTTCGCCTACGACCCCGGCCGGCGGGTGCGACAGGCCGCAGTGCTGGCCCAGGTGCTGCCCGCGGTGCGCGACATTCGTCGCATCGGCTCGTGTGCGCTGGATTTGTGCATGGTCGCCGCGGGCCGGTTGGACGCCTACTACGAAGAGGGCGTCCAGGTCTGGGACTGGGCCGCCGCGGCGCTGATCGCCGCCGAGGCCGGAGCGACGGTGTGGTTGCCCACCGCCGCCGATGCCGAGTACGTGGCCGCGTCGGCGCCGGGCGTGGCCGATGCCCTACACGCGGCGCTAGCAGGTGCCGGTATGGATCTTTGA
- a CDS encoding alpha/beta fold hydrolase: MSVILRGVPTVLLPGTGSDDNYVYRAFSGALHAADALVVTPPPTPDRLVEGYLHALDDAARSGPIAVGGVSIGAVVAVQWALDHPGRTVAVLAALPPWTGSSQHAPAALLARQSAELLRRDGLAATVAQMRASSPPWLADELARSWVGQWPTLPDAMEEAAGYRAPGSAELERLAVPMGVAVATDDPVHPAEVGYEWVAAAPQAALRSVTLEQMGVDTGVLGAACLAALQEAASDTVAG; encoded by the coding sequence ATGAGCGTCATCCTGCGCGGTGTCCCAACCGTTTTGCTGCCCGGTACCGGGTCCGACGACAACTACGTCTACCGGGCGTTTTCGGGTGCGCTGCACGCCGCCGACGCGCTGGTGGTGACCCCGCCGCCGACTCCGGACCGGCTCGTCGAGGGCTACCTGCATGCGCTCGACGACGCGGCCAGGTCGGGACCGATCGCGGTCGGTGGGGTGTCGATCGGCGCCGTCGTGGCGGTGCAGTGGGCGCTGGACCACCCCGGCCGGACCGTTGCCGTACTGGCCGCTCTGCCGCCCTGGACGGGTTCCTCCCAGCACGCCCCCGCCGCACTGTTGGCACGGCAGTCCGCGGAGCTGTTGCGCCGGGACGGACTGGCGGCCACGGTCGCGCAGATGCGCGCCTCCAGCCCGCCGTGGCTGGCCGACGAACTGGCCCGCTCCTGGGTGGGCCAGTGGCCGACCCTGCCCGATGCCATGGAGGAAGCCGCGGGTTACCGCGCGCCCGGCAGCGCCGAACTCGAACGGCTCGCGGTGCCCATGGGTGTCGCGGTGGCCACCGACGACCCCGTGCACCCGGCCGAAGTCGGGTACGAGTGGGTGGCCGCGGCCCCGCAGGCGGCATTGCGGTCGGTGACGCTGGAACAGATGGGTGTCGACACCGGCGTGCTGGGCGCGGCGTGTCTGGCGGCGCTGCAGGAGGCTGCCAGCGACACGGTGGCGGGTTGA
- the dut gene encoding dUTP diphosphatase yields the protein MSTSLAVVRLDRELPMPSRAHDGDAGVDLYSARDVELAPGQRELVPTGVAVAIPHGMVGLIHPRSGLAARVGLSIVNSPGTVDAGYRGEIKVSLINLDPDTPIVINRGDRIAQLLVQRVELPELVEVTSFDEAGLADTSRGDGGHGSSGGHASL from the coding sequence GTGTCCACCTCTCTGGCGGTCGTCCGATTGGACCGCGAACTACCGATGCCCAGCCGGGCGCACGATGGGGACGCGGGCGTAGACCTCTACAGCGCGCGCGATGTCGAACTGGCCCCCGGGCAACGCGAGCTCGTGCCGACCGGCGTCGCTGTCGCCATTCCGCACGGAATGGTGGGGCTGATCCACCCGCGCTCGGGTCTGGCTGCCCGCGTGGGACTTTCGATCGTCAACAGCCCGGGCACGGTAGACGCCGGTTATCGCGGCGAGATCAAGGTTTCGCTGATCAACCTCGATCCCGACACGCCGATCGTGATCAATCGCGGTGACCGGATTGCCCAGCTGTTGGTACAGCGGGTAGAACTGCCCGAGTTGGTCGAGGTGACCTCGTTCGACGAGGCGGGCCTGGCTGACACCTCCCGTGGCGACGGCGGCCACGGTTCCTCCGGCGGACATGCGAGTTTGTGA
- a CDS encoding DUF3710 domain-containing protein, giving the protein MAFGKRKSNDSADDSARQNDDEQVVDQPVPADEADDFDEGSDDGPFDIEDFDDPEVAAQGRLDLGSVLIPMPDGGQVQVELNEAGAPSAVWVVTPNGRFTIAAYAAPKSAGLWREVAGELAESLRKDASSVNIQDGPWGREVVGAGNGGVVRFIGVDGYRWMVRCVVNGAPETIDALADEARASLADSVIRRGDTPMPVRTPLQVQLPEPMAAQLRAAAQQAAMQQAAQQIAAAAQTPPQDQPPAEPVARRSVQGSAMQQLRTITGG; this is encoded by the coding sequence ATGGCATTCGGAAAGCGCAAGAGCAACGATTCGGCTGACGACTCGGCTCGTCAGAACGATGACGAGCAGGTTGTCGACCAACCGGTCCCGGCTGACGAGGCCGACGACTTCGACGAGGGTTCCGACGACGGGCCGTTCGACATCGAGGACTTCGACGATCCCGAGGTGGCCGCGCAGGGCAGGCTCGACCTCGGCTCGGTACTGATCCCGATGCCCGACGGCGGGCAGGTCCAGGTCGAGCTCAACGAGGCAGGCGCGCCCAGCGCGGTGTGGGTGGTGACCCCGAACGGGCGGTTCACCATCGCCGCCTACGCCGCACCCAAGAGCGCAGGCCTGTGGCGCGAGGTGGCCGGCGAACTCGCCGAATCATTGCGCAAGGACGCCAGCTCGGTGAACATCCAGGACGGCCCGTGGGGCCGCGAGGTGGTCGGCGCGGGCAACGGCGGCGTGGTCCGCTTCATCGGTGTCGACGGCTACCGCTGGATGGTGCGCTGCGTGGTCAACGGTGCTCCCGAGACCATCGATGCGCTGGCCGACGAGGCGCGGGCATCATTGGCTGACAGCGTGATTCGTCGCGGTGACACGCCGATGCCGGTGCGCACGCCACTGCAGGTGCAGCTGCCCGAACCGATGGCCGCCCAACTGCGCGCCGCGGCGCAGCAGGCCGCGATGCAGCAGGCCGCCCAGCAGATCGCCGCCGCGGCGCAGACGCCGCCGCAGGATCAGCCGCCGGCCGAGCCGGTGGCGCGCCGCAGCGTGCAGGGCTCGGCGATGCAGCAGCTGCGCACCATCACCGGCGGGTAG